A genomic region of Brevibacillus sp. JNUCC-41 contains the following coding sequences:
- a CDS encoding DUF6044 family protein — protein MENQERVQILFALLVIVLYLSPLFILGENAHIRVHDNLDSNLAWYKVLSESGELFGAIDAKIPQIMNGLPRNAFGSEFSIIVWLHSLFPTMVAYAMSQALTRFIAFFGMYILLKKHLITGSRSGWIRVGTSLAFALTPFWPSGMLSTLGMPLALWAFLNIRGKDHSWKNYLVLTLLPLYSSIVLGFFFFLVAMGFLWLTDLIRKKGWNITFLLSIVYMTVIFGMVEYRLVASFIFDSEPNSRDEYFHARLPLEWVIKLTFKNFVLGHTHVMTVHALIILPITIFAFYIILTKKLWRQEKVYVFLFCLNFILSAWYAFWFYKGWVPLTERFHTLDTFNFARFHFLRPMVIYVGFALAIKIIWENSDYAKKTLSIFIAVQIMVLMGFNEEITHNKKPSFKEFYSESLFREIKDHIDLPQEEYRVASIGLHPAIAQFNGFYTLDSYNNFYPLTYKHQFRQIIENELAKNKNIRIYFDEWGGRCYLFSDELGKHYMFKKSSRKELENLDLNMDAFKGLGGKYIFSAIPINNAEENGLVLDRIFTKKGSVWKIYLYRVM, from the coding sequence ATTGAAAATCAAGAGAGAGTTCAAATCCTTTTTGCCTTACTCGTCATTGTTTTATATCTTTCTCCTTTATTCATCCTTGGGGAAAATGCGCATATTCGCGTACATGATAATTTGGATTCCAACCTTGCCTGGTATAAAGTCCTTTCAGAGAGCGGTGAGTTATTCGGTGCAATAGACGCCAAAATTCCCCAGATTATGAATGGGCTGCCCCGAAATGCTTTTGGCAGTGAGTTCAGTATTATCGTGTGGCTTCATTCACTTTTTCCGACAATGGTTGCATATGCAATGAGCCAGGCATTAACAAGGTTTATTGCATTCTTTGGTATGTATATCCTATTAAAGAAACATTTGATTACAGGATCCCGATCAGGCTGGATTAGGGTTGGAACATCCTTAGCCTTTGCCCTTACCCCATTCTGGCCATCGGGAATGCTCAGTACACTTGGAATGCCGCTTGCACTTTGGGCTTTTTTGAATATTCGCGGCAAGGACCATTCTTGGAAGAATTATTTGGTCCTTACACTTTTACCGCTTTATTCAAGCATCGTACTTGGCTTTTTCTTTTTCCTTGTTGCAATGGGGTTTCTTTGGCTAACGGATTTGATCAGGAAAAAAGGATGGAATATAACGTTTCTTCTTTCAATCGTGTATATGACGGTCATTTTTGGAATGGTGGAGTATCGTTTGGTTGCTTCATTCATTTTTGATTCGGAGCCAAACAGCAGAGATGAATATTTTCACGCAAGGCTGCCCCTCGAGTGGGTCATTAAACTTACATTCAAAAACTTTGTTCTTGGCCATACGCATGTCATGACTGTACATGCGCTTATCATCCTGCCGATTACCATTTTTGCCTTTTATATTATTCTGACCAAAAAACTGTGGAGACAGGAAAAGGTATATGTTTTTTTATTTTGCTTGAATTTTATCCTCTCAGCGTGGTACGCATTTTGGTTTTATAAAGGCTGGGTTCCTTTAACGGAAAGGTTTCACACCCTGGATACCTTTAATTTTGCCAGATTTCACTTCTTAAGGCCGATGGTCATTTACGTGGGGTTTGCCCTCGCGATAAAGATCATTTGGGAAAACAGCGATTATGCTAAGAAAACCCTTTCTATTTTCATCGCCGTTCAAATTATGGTCTTGATGGGATTCAATGAAGAAATCACTCATAATAAAAAACCTTCTTTTAAAGAGTTCTATTCAGAAAGCCTTTTTCGGGAAATAAAAGATCATATTGACCTTCCGCAAGAAGAATATCGTGTTGCCAGCATTGGACTGCATCCCGCAATTGCACAATTTAATGGATTTTACACGCTAGATAGCTATAACAATTTCTATCCACTTACTTATAAACATCAATTTCGTCAAATAATTGAAAACGAATTGGCTAAGAATAAAAACATCAGAATCTACTTTGATGAATGGGGAGGACGTTGTTACCTATTTTCCGATGAGCTTGGGAAGCATTATATGTTCAAGAAAAGCTCGAGGAAAGAGCTGGAAAATTTAGACCTTAATATGGATGCGTTTAAAGGATTAGGTGGCAAGTATATATTTTCTGCCATACCAATCAACAACGCGGAGGAAAACGGATTGGTACTAGATAGGATTTTCACAAAAAAAGGAAGCGTATGGAAAATTTATTTATACAGAGTCATGTGA